From the genome of Candidatus Tectomicrobia bacterium:
CACACGAAGATGAAGGACCTGACCGAGCAGCAGATCCAGGCCCTGCGCGAGCTTGTCGAGCGCCAGTACACCGTGGAGGGCGATCTACGGAGCCGGGTGTCCATGAACATCAAGCGCCTCATGGACATCGGCTCCTACCGCGGCCTCAGGCACCGGCGCGGCCTGCCGGTGCGGGGGCAGCGCACCCACACGAACGCGCGCACCCGCAAGGGGCCGCGCAAGACCGTGGGATCGAGGAAGAAAGAGACGAAGTAGGCCACGCGAGGAGGATCAGAGTTGGCGCAAGCGGGCAAGGGAAAGCGGCCGGGGAGCAAGCGGCGCCGGGAGCGCCGGGCCATCGGCAAGGGTCAGGCCCATATCCTGGCCACCTTCAACAACACGATGATCACCATCTCCGACGCCGGCGGGAACGTCGTCTGCTGGGCGTCGGCGGGGGCCGAGGGGTTTAAGGGCTCGCGCAAGAGCACGCCCTTCGCCGCCCAGATGGCGGCCGCCTCGGTGGCCAAAAAGGCGCTCGACCTTGGGGTGACCTCGGTGGAGGTCCTGGTGAGCGGGCCGGGCTCCGGCCGGGAGGCGGCCATCCGCTCCCTGGCGGCCGCGGGCCTGGAGGTTTCGCTCATCCGCGACGTGACGCCGATTCCGCATAACGGCTGCCGGCCGCGCAAGCGGCGCCGGGTGTAGAGCCGGGGCAAGAGAGAGGGGGGTAAACCGGGTTGGCTCGATACAAAGAAGCTGTCTGCCGCTTGTGCCGCCGAGAGGGAATGAAGCTCTTTCTCAAGGGCGATCGCTGCCTGGGGGACAAGTGCTCCGTCGAGAAGCGCGCGTTTCCGCCGGGGCAGCACGGCGCCGCCCGCATCCGAAGCAAGGTAAGCGAGTACGGCCAGCAGCTCCGGGAGAAACAGAAGGTCCGGCGCGTCTACGGCGTGCTCGAGCGCCCCTTCCGGCGCTACTACGGGGAGGCGTCGCGGCAGAAGGGAGTCACCGGAGACAACCTCATGCGGCTCCTGGAAACCCGCCTCGACAACGTGCTTTACCGTGCCAGCCTGGCCGATTCCCGGCCGCAGGCGCGGCAGCTCGTCACGCACAGCCACGTGACCGTCAACGGCCGCAAAGTGAACCGGCCCGCCTATTTGCTGAAGAAGGGTGACGTCGTCTCCCTCAAGGAGAAGAGCAAGAAGGTCGAGGGAGTCCAGCGGAGCGCCGAGAAGGGGAAGGCGCGCGGCGTGCCGGCCTGGCTGGACGTGGACCTGACGGACATGCAGGCGAGGATAGTCGAGCTGCCCGGGCTGGCGGACGTTCAGCTCGATATCAACGTGCAGCAGATCGTCGAGCTCTACTCCAAGTAATCGCCGAGGGCGGCAGGCGCCGCCGCAGCCGCAGGACATGGGGCGGATCGCCGCTCGGAGGGCATAGGCACATGAGTCAATACGCGGACTTGGTCAAGCCGTCCAGCCTGGAGACGGAAAAAGAATC
Proteins encoded in this window:
- the rpsM gene encoding 30S ribosomal protein S13, producing MARIAGVDIPNDKNVEIALTYIFGIGRPSALKITGDAKIPVHTKMKDLTEQQIQALRELVERQYTVEGDLRSRVSMNIKRLMDIGSYRGLRHRRGLPVRGQRTHTNARTRKGPRKTVGSRKKETK
- the rpsK gene encoding 30S ribosomal protein S11, whose amino-acid sequence is MAQAGKGKRPGSKRRRERRAIGKGQAHILATFNNTMITISDAGGNVVCWASAGAEGFKGSRKSTPFAAQMAAASVAKKALDLGVTSVEVLVSGPGSGREAAIRSLAAAGLEVSLIRDVTPIPHNGCRPRKRRRV
- the rpsD gene encoding 30S ribosomal protein S4, with the translated sequence MARYKEAVCRLCRREGMKLFLKGDRCLGDKCSVEKRAFPPGQHGAARIRSKVSEYGQQLREKQKVRRVYGVLERPFRRYYGEASRQKGVTGDNLMRLLETRLDNVLYRASLADSRPQARQLVTHSHVTVNGRKVNRPAYLLKKGDVVSLKEKSKKVEGVQRSAEKGKARGVPAWLDVDLTDMQARIVELPGLADVQLDINVQQIVELYSK